One Micromonospora craniellae genomic region harbors:
- a CDS encoding DUF742 domain-containing protein has translation MADRDEPTGALVRPYAVTRGRTRPRLDIALEALVETTVRGRAVATGNGGQGREHQYIAALCDGRVQSLAEIAARMQLPLGVARVLIADMATDGLVAVHEPTILDDSDDAVGTELLERVLSGLRRL, from the coding sequence ATGGCCGATCGTGACGAGCCGACCGGTGCTTTGGTCCGTCCATACGCCGTGACCCGCGGTCGTACCCGGCCCCGGCTCGACATCGCCTTGGAGGCGCTCGTCGAGACCACGGTGCGCGGTCGTGCCGTTGCCACTGGCAATGGTGGGCAAGGCCGTGAGCACCAGTACATCGCCGCGCTGTGTGACGGACGCGTGCAGTCGCTCGCCGAGATCGCGGCGCGGATGCAGCTTCCGCTCGGCGTGGCCCGGGTGCTCATCGCCGACATGGCGACGGACGGCCTGGTCGCGGTCCACGAGCCGACCATCCTGGACGACTCGGACGACGCGGTGGGCACTGAATTGCTGGAGAGGGTGCTGAGTGGACTTCGCAGGCTCTGA
- a CDS encoding transposase, whose product MSREEDDAVALVRVYCGLASADPAGRPVSAGSTLTSAVVDDAGRLLHVCEVSDDPAGYARLVMLLVERSGGPSGAAIAADSDDHTVTSLLSAAGRPLAIADDDSVDDFAERFADDDSLEEMQAPPAVRRAVGLARALQAGALSAVTLPAPRDLAGYKQVLAAHAALATGRHSAAGALREVLRELYPAALRAYPDPAESIPLAVLDALPEPGMLTDAAARGRDAAVTADAVTAQLAAEGAGDAEAIDEAVTALRVAISETPRRSTVNRALTSAAAETIRQAVASVRACDAGCEALVGALHARTGAPAPTAGRRAAARRGEPVGELAPTAVAPAPTTGLRPVRPTGPEPAGGGRRSRPEPQPGNGPAAPRPLGPPPVAPAPVAPPPVAPMPMAPAAMAGPPVSAPPTHTEPAPSRIDGPTNRPISTPPPPPGITPIAPSQRGTVPPAEAGEPFRPTLTTAAIASARAERQRTIIPPRPKTTGEPPTGGFSATDLSVPVPTPRPGPEPAAPPGSRANWPLVNNPENPADTSPLNPVVGSYDDRNRHQAPEPPVDPAAERRVTPPWLADDLPPEPPVLRLVEPPPLADRALRNSAEPAQENPPLRLVDRGAPARGDRPVERLDLTPQVRRAEPPVEHRPPPVPDEGDGDLLIFAQARSAWFVGHGESADLEWSSLADTGWEAAEQAARPAVGAETGAGLPKRVPQANLVPGSPLREERPLRIVRDAASLAENTTGYFRGWRRGQEIGGFAVGGRPGRESAGGWDFTRDTGERDDDREYEYRSAGYRS is encoded by the coding sequence GTGTCCCGGGAGGAGGACGACGCCGTGGCGCTCGTGCGCGTGTACTGCGGTCTGGCCTCGGCGGATCCGGCCGGCCGACCGGTCTCGGCCGGTTCGACGCTGACGTCCGCTGTGGTCGACGACGCAGGCCGTCTGCTGCATGTCTGCGAGGTGAGCGACGACCCGGCGGGTTACGCCCGGCTGGTCATGCTGCTGGTGGAGCGCTCAGGCGGGCCGAGCGGTGCGGCGATAGCCGCCGACAGCGACGACCACACCGTCACCTCACTGCTCAGCGCCGCCGGTCGTCCGCTGGCGATCGCCGACGACGACTCGGTCGACGATTTCGCCGAACGGTTCGCCGACGACGACTCGCTGGAAGAGATGCAGGCGCCACCGGCCGTACGACGCGCCGTCGGGCTGGCCCGCGCCCTCCAGGCGGGCGCCCTGTCGGCGGTGACGTTGCCGGCCCCCCGGGACCTCGCCGGCTACAAGCAGGTGCTCGCGGCGCACGCCGCACTGGCCACCGGCCGGCACTCCGCCGCGGGCGCGCTGCGCGAGGTGCTGCGTGAGCTCTACCCGGCCGCGTTGCGCGCCTATCCGGATCCGGCCGAGTCGATCCCGCTGGCGGTGTTGGACGCCCTGCCCGAGCCGGGCATGCTGACCGACGCCGCGGCTCGCGGTCGGGACGCGGCGGTCACCGCCGACGCCGTCACCGCCCAGCTCGCGGCGGAAGGCGCGGGCGACGCGGAGGCGATCGACGAGGCGGTCACCGCGCTGCGGGTCGCGATCTCCGAGACGCCGCGTCGATCCACGGTCAACCGGGCCCTCACCTCCGCCGCAGCCGAGACGATCCGGCAGGCCGTCGCCTCGGTCCGGGCCTGCGACGCCGGCTGCGAGGCGCTGGTCGGTGCCCTGCACGCCCGCACCGGGGCCCCCGCGCCGACCGCCGGCCGCCGGGCCGCTGCTCGGCGCGGCGAGCCCGTGGGCGAGCTGGCACCCACCGCCGTCGCACCCGCTCCCACCACCGGTCTCCGCCCGGTCCGACCCACCGGCCCTGAGCCGGCCGGCGGTGGCCGCCGAAGCCGGCCGGAGCCGCAGCCCGGCAACGGCCCCGCGGCACCCCGTCCGCTCGGCCCGCCTCCCGTGGCCCCGGCACCGGTCGCGCCGCCGCCCGTCGCGCCCATGCCGATGGCCCCGGCCGCGATGGCGGGCCCGCCCGTCTCCGCGCCACCGACGCACACCGAGCCCGCCCCGTCCCGGATCGACGGCCCCACCAACCGTCCGATCTCGACACCACCGCCGCCGCCCGGCATCACCCCCATCGCGCCCTCGCAGCGCGGCACGGTCCCACCCGCCGAGGCCGGCGAGCCGTTCCGGCCGACGCTCACCACCGCGGCGATCGCCAGCGCGCGGGCCGAGCGGCAGCGCACGATCATCCCGCCCCGCCCGAAGACCACCGGCGAACCGCCGACCGGTGGATTCAGCGCCACCGACCTCAGCGTTCCGGTGCCGACGCCCCGGCCTGGTCCGGAGCCGGCGGCTCCCCCGGGGTCGCGGGCCAACTGGCCGCTGGTGAACAACCCGGAGAACCCGGCGGACACCTCGCCGCTCAACCCGGTGGTCGGCTCCTACGACGACCGGAACCGACACCAGGCTCCGGAGCCGCCCGTCGACCCTGCTGCCGAGCGTCGGGTGACCCCGCCGTGGCTCGCCGACGACCTGCCTCCGGAGCCGCCGGTGCTGCGGCTGGTCGAGCCGCCGCCGCTGGCCGACCGTGCCCTGCGCAACTCCGCCGAGCCGGCCCAGGAGAACCCGCCGCTGCGGCTGGTCGACCGGGGTGCCCCGGCACGTGGCGACCGGCCGGTGGAGCGGCTGGACCTCACCCCGCAGGTGCGCCGGGCGGAACCGCCGGTGGAGCACCGGCCGCCACCGGTCCCCGACGAGGGCGACGGCGACCTGCTGATCTTCGCCCAGGCCAGGTCCGCCTGGTTCGTCGGGCACGGCGAGAGCGCCGACCTGGAGTGGTCCAGCCTGGCCGACACCGGGTGGGAGGCCGCCGAACAGGCCGCCCGGCCGGCCGTCGGTGCCGAGACCGGGGCGGGGCTGCCCAAGCGGGTGCCCCAGGCCAACCTCGTGCCCGGCTCACCGCTGCGCGAGGAGCGTCCGCTGCGCATCGTCCGGGACGCGGCCAGCCTGGCGGAGAACACCACCGGCTACTTCCGCGGCTGGCGTCGCGGGCAGGAGATCGGCGGTTTCGCGGTCGGTGGCCGACCGGGCCGGGAGTCCGCCGGTGGCTGGGACTTCACTCGGGACACCGGTGAGCGCGACGACGACCGGGAGTACGAGTACCGCTCCGCCGGCTACCGGTCCTGA
- a CDS encoding uridine kinase family protein — translation MEPRTESSYLAGPSGSGKSYVARQTGLPVLCLDDFYKNGDDPSLPRRDGQINWESPASWDAETAVEVITRLARHGRADVPVYAINEDRRVTTRPFELADSPLFVAEGIFAAEIVEECRVRGLLAGAYALRRPRGATFLRRLARDLAEQRKGPHVLLRRGVTLLRAEPAVLRRQTGLGAEAARAREILRQVAGLHRPGHPPTR, via the coding sequence ATGGAACCCCGCACCGAGTCGTCCTACCTCGCCGGCCCCTCCGGCTCCGGAAAGTCGTACGTAGCACGACAAACCGGTCTGCCGGTGCTCTGTTTGGACGATTTCTACAAGAATGGCGATGACCCATCGCTACCACGCCGGGACGGCCAGATCAACTGGGAGTCACCCGCTTCCTGGGACGCCGAAACGGCCGTGGAGGTCATAACCCGACTGGCGCGACACGGTCGGGCGGATGTCCCCGTGTACGCCATCAATGAGGATCGACGGGTGACCACTCGGCCATTCGAGCTGGCTGATTCGCCACTTTTCGTGGCCGAAGGGATCTTCGCTGCCGAGATCGTCGAAGAATGCCGAGTTCGGGGCCTACTCGCCGGGGCGTACGCGTTGCGTCGGCCGCGCGGGGCGACCTTCCTCCGTCGGCTTGCTCGCGACCTCGCCGAGCAGCGCAAGGGCCCCCACGTGCTGCTGCGCCGGGGCGTGACGCTGCTCCGGGCCGAGCCGGCGGTGCTGCGCCGCCAGACCGGGCTCGGCGCGGAGGCCGCCCGCGCCCGGGAGATCCTGCGGCAGGTCGCCGGCCTGCACCGCCCCGGCCACCCACCGACCCGGTGA
- a CDS encoding DNA primase, producing MGSPTHTEVTVARQSPQRPDADEPKLDDTTGSAEPDATEPEAVAETDPATREADDESPDAEEADTSSAQASRALWDELRIDPIEVALPAGTGFTLRAYRPARELTPTDVAERDADDPFLARRQVAETDEEDDEDVVILDEDVAREFAESDEDEKQDKDEDSGKNASGKNVSKKGDDTDDEDADEKAEDDAGDEEVPVFLSHRGRLLLFKTPESLVSFVRSGAPNDLSQLDSWNELSERVEPADIAPLDEDVYELDLVVENLRGGHDTWDPTLLIEAGEVARDLSYALRLPAVLDMLSSGSSLDDLDEALRASAKGGIGGFFGRRKLKKIGAQTASLGWRTIVGKISAVVDWRD from the coding sequence GTGGGCAGCCCGACGCACACGGAGGTCACCGTGGCCCGCCAGTCGCCTCAACGGCCGGACGCCGACGAGCCCAAGCTCGATGACACCACCGGCTCCGCCGAGCCGGACGCCACCGAGCCGGAGGCCGTCGCCGAGACGGACCCCGCCACGCGGGAGGCCGACGACGAGTCGCCGGACGCCGAGGAGGCGGACACCTCGTCGGCCCAGGCGTCCCGCGCACTCTGGGACGAGCTGCGGATCGACCCGATCGAGGTCGCTCTGCCCGCCGGCACCGGCTTCACCCTGCGGGCCTACCGCCCGGCCCGTGAGCTGACCCCCACCGACGTGGCGGAACGGGACGCCGACGATCCGTTCCTGGCCCGCCGGCAGGTCGCCGAGACCGACGAGGAGGACGACGAGGACGTCGTCATCCTCGACGAGGACGTCGCCCGTGAGTTCGCCGAGAGCGACGAGGACGAAAAGCAGGACAAGGACGAGGACTCGGGCAAGAACGCCTCGGGCAAGAACGTTTCGAAGAAGGGCGACGACACCGACGACGAGGACGCCGACGAGAAGGCTGAGGACGACGCCGGCGACGAGGAAGTGCCGGTCTTCCTGAGTCACCGGGGACGGCTGCTGCTGTTCAAGACCCCGGAATCCCTGGTCAGCTTCGTCCGTTCCGGTGCGCCCAACGATCTGTCTCAGCTGGACAGCTGGAATGAATTGTCCGAACGGGTGGAACCGGCGGACATCGCCCCGCTCGACGAGGACGTGTACGAACTCGACCTGGTGGTGGAGAACCTCCGGGGCGGGCACGACACCTGGGATCCGACGCTGCTCATCGAGGCCGGCGAAGTCGCTCGCGATCTGTCGTACGCGCTGCGCCTGCCCGCCGTGCTCGACATGCTGTCCAGCGGTTCCAGCCTCGACGACCTGGACGAGGCCCTACGTGCCTCGGCCAAGGGCGGGATCGGCGGATTCTTCGGTCGACGTAAGCTGAAGAAAATTGGGGCACAAACCGCAAGTCTCGGTTGGCGAACCATTGTCGGAAAGATCTCTGCGGTCGTGGACTGGCGCGACTGA
- a CDS encoding sensor histidine kinase — MSKRPKTAGSFLSRMGRPVGRLRDMPIWSKLGLIMIVPTIATVVVGTSGLVDHLDSLSDANRAGDLAELIGHSGELVDGLQDERTAAVLLLGVNPTPAEQAESEEKKNASALYGEVSGRVDRAAVPYSSQRSELTDLPPSLQELLTQIDERLGDLPGARSQVINGRFKITDTLQSYDELINQLISVRDSASQLAGDNDLSDQMRASAAVAREKEWLSIRRVVVHRALIAGQMTSTLRTDYIASETGQQQAQQSFNAVATEAEAEFHAQTIGGGDRRQATIYISQVNADTSTDLAGISFTPQEWDAALVANGALIRSVESKFDSDVSTQAANLRSDVQRQVFLETGLLLTTLLFAIFLAFLVARSMARSLRELRQGALSIAQYGLPQAVARLRDPQVTGQLSPMQLANQIAEPLPVRSRDEFGQVTEAFNAVHLEAVRTAAEQAALRASVATMFVNLARRSQILVDRLIGHLDRLERGEEDPDRLAELFQLDHLATRMRRNDENLLVLAGADSTRVQREPAALIDVLRAAQSEVEHYTRIEFGVIDRDIEVSAHAVNDLVHLVAELFDNATAFSPPDSQVLVEARRVGDRATLYVEDRGIGISAEQLTDLNERLATPPQVDVAVSRMMGLVVVARLASRHDVRVELRPGNDRGTVADVTLPPNVLVPRALSGRGQQPAALPPAAPPSGPAPAFGGLPPMGNGNAPAMPAAPAPRSGGSGNQVTLGGRPFDPASRNGAGTPGSMAGAGNLPAWSDLTGASGVPGGNNFAPRTSNESPHDPLPQRRHTDEPTGPGHQPNIPRQLPSSPEAAPYTPPAVSAPPVPPVSSPPVSGTPYSAPPVSGAPVSGSPFSGSPGGLPQRPVSPGTGYQQPSAPPAWPPVAGESAAPAVPERLAAALDMTTELPRVSRQAPQQTPSAWPASAPQPQPTTPAPQQAQNRQRYADETMELPIFRELESAWFRTRRPGPEESAGARQPVAANGATTQQITAIDTTGRPAPQTPTATTGNAPMADTPTAAGASGGNGASGGSRPGGENRPSYRPAPQDSVWQTAADDGWRAASAASQAPAAAATTQTGLPKRTPMAQLVPGAVEKPAAAVQRRNPESVRGLLSAYHRGVQRGRNHPSDSNPTGPEETLGGQQSSQSGSGPVAGSGQKEQEG, encoded by the coding sequence GTGAGCAAACGACCGAAGACGGCAGGCTCCTTCCTGTCGCGTATGGGTCGACCGGTCGGTCGGCTTCGCGACATGCCGATCTGGTCCAAGCTCGGTCTCATCATGATCGTGCCGACCATCGCCACGGTCGTCGTGGGCACCAGCGGTCTGGTCGACCACCTGGATTCGCTCAGCGACGCCAACCGGGCCGGCGACCTCGCCGAACTCATCGGGCACTCCGGTGAGTTGGTGGACGGTCTGCAGGACGAGCGGACCGCTGCCGTTCTGCTTCTGGGGGTGAATCCGACGCCGGCCGAGCAGGCCGAGTCGGAGGAGAAGAAGAACGCATCTGCGCTCTACGGCGAGGTCTCCGGCCGGGTCGACCGGGCTGCGGTGCCGTACTCGTCGCAGCGGTCCGAGCTGACCGACCTGCCGCCCAGCCTCCAGGAGTTGTTGACGCAGATCGACGAGCGCCTCGGTGACCTGCCGGGCGCGCGGAGCCAGGTGATCAACGGCAGGTTCAAGATCACCGATACGCTCCAGTCCTACGACGAGTTGATCAACCAACTGATCTCCGTGCGGGACTCGGCCAGTCAGCTCGCCGGTGACAACGACCTGAGCGACCAGATGCGAGCCTCCGCCGCCGTGGCGCGGGAGAAGGAGTGGCTCTCCATCCGTCGGGTGGTCGTGCACCGCGCCCTGATCGCGGGCCAGATGACCTCGACCCTGCGGACGGACTACATCGCCAGCGAGACCGGCCAGCAGCAGGCGCAGCAGAGCTTCAACGCGGTCGCCACCGAGGCCGAGGCGGAGTTCCACGCCCAGACCATTGGTGGCGGTGACCGGCGGCAGGCGACGATCTACATCAGTCAGGTCAACGCCGACACCTCCACAGACCTCGCCGGCATCTCCTTCACCCCGCAGGAGTGGGACGCGGCGCTGGTCGCCAACGGCGCACTGATCCGGTCGGTCGAGTCCAAGTTCGACTCGGACGTCTCCACCCAGGCCGCCAACCTCCGCTCGGACGTGCAGCGGCAGGTGTTCCTGGAGACCGGCCTGCTGCTGACCACGCTGTTGTTCGCCATCTTCCTGGCGTTCCTGGTGGCGCGGTCGATGGCCCGCTCGCTGCGGGAACTTCGTCAGGGCGCGCTCTCCATCGCCCAGTACGGACTGCCTCAGGCGGTGGCCCGGCTGCGCGACCCGCAGGTCACCGGCCAGCTCTCGCCGATGCAGTTGGCCAACCAGATCGCCGAGCCACTGCCGGTCCGCAGCAGGGACGAGTTCGGGCAGGTGACCGAGGCGTTCAACGCCGTCCACCTGGAGGCGGTCCGGACCGCCGCCGAACAGGCCGCCCTGCGGGCGTCCGTCGCCACCATGTTCGTCAACCTGGCCCGCCGTTCCCAGATCCTGGTCGACCGGCTGATCGGTCACCTCGACCGGTTGGAGCGCGGCGAGGAGGACCCGGACCGGCTGGCCGAGCTGTTCCAGCTCGACCACCTGGCCACCCGGATGCGCCGCAACGACGAGAACCTCCTGGTCCTCGCCGGTGCCGACTCCACTCGTGTGCAGCGGGAGCCGGCCGCGCTGATCGACGTGCTCCGGGCCGCCCAGTCCGAGGTCGAGCACTACACCCGGATCGAGTTCGGCGTTATCGACCGGGACATCGAGGTCTCCGCGCACGCCGTCAACGACCTGGTCCACCTGGTCGCCGAGCTGTTCGACAACGCCACCGCGTTCTCGCCGCCGGACTCCCAGGTGCTGGTGGAGGCCCGCCGGGTCGGTGACCGCGCCACGCTGTACGTCGAGGACCGGGGCATCGGCATCAGCGCGGAGCAGCTGACCGACCTCAACGAGCGCCTCGCCACGCCGCCCCAGGTGGACGTCGCGGTCTCCCGGATGATGGGCCTGGTCGTGGTCGCCCGGTTGGCGTCCCGGCACGACGTCCGGGTGGAGCTGCGCCCTGGCAACGACCGGGGCACTGTCGCCGACGTCACGCTGCCGCCGAACGTACTCGTGCCGCGTGCGCTGTCCGGCCGTGGGCAGCAGCCCGCCGCGCTGCCTCCCGCCGCCCCGCCGTCCGGCCCGGCTCCCGCGTTCGGCGGTCTGCCTCCGATGGGCAACGGCAACGCCCCGGCCATGCCGGCCGCCCCCGCCCCGCGTTCCGGTGGCTCCGGCAACCAGGTGACCCTGGGCGGTCGGCCCTTCGACCCGGCCAGCCGCAACGGTGCCGGTACGCCGGGCAGCATGGCCGGCGCGGGTAACCTGCCCGCCTGGTCGGACCTGACCGGTGCCAGCGGCGTCCCCGGCGGCAACAACTTCGCGCCGCGCACGTCCAACGAGTCGCCGCACGACCCGCTGCCGCAGCGCCGCCACACCGACGAGCCGACCGGTCCGGGGCACCAGCCGAACATCCCGCGCCAGCTCCCGAGCAGCCCGGAGGCGGCCCCCTACACGCCGCCCGCGGTCTCCGCCCCGCCGGTGCCGCCGGTCTCGTCACCGCCCGTCTCGGGTACGCCGTACTCCGCACCGCCGGTTTCCGGCGCCCCGGTCTCCGGTTCGCCGTTCTCGGGTTCGCCCGGCGGATTGCCGCAGCGGCCCGTCTCGCCCGGCACCGGGTACCAGCAGCCCTCGGCACCGCCGGCCTGGCCGCCGGTGGCCGGGGAGTCCGCTGCCCCGGCAGTGCCCGAGCGGCTGGCCGCCGCGCTGGACATGACCACCGAGCTGCCCCGAGTATCGCGTCAGGCGCCGCAGCAGACGCCGTCCGCCTGGCCTGCCTCGGCACCGCAGCCCCAGCCGACCACGCCCGCGCCGCAGCAGGCCCAGAACCGGCAGCGGTACGCGGACGAGACGATGGAGCTGCCGATCTTCCGGGAGCTGGAATCCGCGTGGTTCCGCACCCGGCGTCCGGGGCCGGAGGAGTCGGCCGGTGCACGCCAGCCCGTAGCGGCCAACGGTGCCACGACCCAGCAGATCACCGCGATCGACACCACGGGTCGGCCCGCACCGCAGACCCCGACCGCGACGACAGGTAACGCACCGATGGCAGACACTCCGACGGCCGCAGGCGCGTCCGGCGGGAACGGCGCGAGCGGTGGGTCCCGTCCCGGCGGCGAGAACAGGCCCTCGTACCGGCCCGCACCGCAGGATAGTGTGTGGCAGACCGCAGCCGACGACGGTTGGCGGGCCGCCAGCGCGGCCAGCCAGGCGCCGGCCGCCGCCGCGACCACCCAGACCGGGCTGCCGAAGCGTACGCCGATGGCCCAGCTCGTGCCGGGTGCGGTGGAGAAGCCGGCGGCTGCGGTGCAGCGACGCAACCCCGAGTCGGTGCGCGGTCTGCTCTCCGCCTACCACCGGGGTGTCCAGCGGGGACGTAACCACCCGTCGGACAGCAACCCGACCGGCCCGGAGGAAACTCTGGGCGGGCAGCAGTCCTCGCAGTCTGGCTCAGGCCCGGTGGCCGGGAGCGGGCAGAAGGAGCAAGAAGGATGA
- a CDS encoding GTP-binding protein: protein MSHRPPTPSGRVTSAKIVIAGGFGVGKTTLVGSVSEITPLTTEAIMTSAGVGVDDTRQVPGKTTTTVAMDFGRISIDRDLILYLFGTPGQTRFWFMWDELVRGAIGAVVLVDTRRLADCFAAIDFFEHRRLPYLVAINCFDGMQYHDPQDVREALAISSDVPVVACDARNRESTKHVLISLVEYVLTMRRTRAVAPA, encoded by the coding sequence ATGTCGCACCGTCCGCCGACCCCGAGCGGGCGCGTGACGTCGGCGAAGATCGTTATCGCCGGTGGATTCGGCGTCGGCAAGACGACGCTCGTCGGCTCGGTCTCGGAGATCACGCCGCTGACCACCGAGGCCATCATGACGTCCGCCGGTGTCGGCGTCGACGACACCCGGCAGGTGCCGGGTAAGACGACGACCACGGTGGCCATGGACTTCGGTCGTATCTCGATCGATCGTGACCTGATCCTGTACCTGTTCGGTACGCCGGGTCAGACCCGTTTCTGGTTCATGTGGGATGAACTGGTCCGGGGCGCGATCGGCGCGGTCGTGCTCGTCGACACCCGCCGCTTGGCGGACTGCTTCGCGGCGATCGACTTCTTCGAGCACCGGCGGCTGCCGTACCTGGTGGCCATCAACTGCTTCGACGGCATGCAGTACCACGATCCGCAGGACGTCCGGGAGGCGCTCGCGATCTCCAGCGACGTGCCGGTGGTGGCCTGTGACGCCCGGAACCGCGAGTCGACGAAGCACGTGCTGATCTCGCTGGTCGAGTACGTGCTCACGATGCGTCGTACCCGGGCCGTCGCTCCCGCCTGA
- a CDS encoding permease prefix domain 1-containing protein yields the protein MPGGDDVLVEEHLRQLAGRLHGPRRLRTDLLTEARHGLLDAVEAYRDGGLPGREASRQAVADFGTPDQLAPAYQAELAVGALRGLSLRVVAFAGAASVAGDLTWRGSSWSEHGPRPPAGYLLLSQSVNWIWAGALLLGLAGLVLVAATARSAHPVLTRLARVVGTALTGAAAVGTLAGVGLFAWSLLMWEAALTWPPMIIGMLALGAAQVWLVRAAHTWLRATRRLADG from the coding sequence ATGCCGGGCGGGGATGACGTGTTGGTCGAGGAGCACCTGCGGCAACTGGCCGGCCGGTTGCACGGGCCCCGCCGGCTCCGGACCGACCTGCTGACCGAGGCGCGGCACGGGTTGCTGGACGCCGTCGAGGCGTACCGGGACGGCGGGCTGCCGGGCCGGGAGGCCAGCCGGCAGGCGGTCGCCGATTTCGGTACGCCGGACCAGCTCGCGCCCGCGTACCAGGCGGAGCTGGCGGTGGGCGCGTTGCGCGGGCTGTCGCTGCGGGTCGTCGCCTTCGCCGGTGCCGCCTCGGTTGCCGGCGATCTCACCTGGCGCGGTTCGAGCTGGAGCGAGCACGGCCCGCGACCGCCCGCCGGCTATCTACTGTTGTCACAGTCGGTGAACTGGATCTGGGCGGGCGCGCTCCTGCTCGGCTTGGCGGGGCTGGTGCTGGTGGCGGCCACCGCGCGGTCGGCGCACCCGGTGCTCACCCGGCTGGCCCGTGTGGTGGGCACCGCGTTGACCGGGGCTGCCGCGGTGGGCACGCTGGCCGGGGTGGGACTGTTCGCGTGGTCGCTGCTGATGTGGGAGGCAGCCCTCACCTGGCCCCCGATGATCATCGGAATGCTCGCCCTCGGTGCGGCGCAGGTCTGGCTGGTCCGGGCCGCCCACACCTGGCTGCGCGCGACCCGTCGGCTGGCTGACGGGTGA
- a CDS encoding roadblock/LC7 domain-containing protein, translating to MTSTQDLGWLLANFADRVPGVAHAVAVSADGLLLASSRDLPRDRADQLAAIASGLVSLTQGAARCFEGGAVLQTVVEMDNGFLFLMSISDGSSFAVLAARASDVGQVGYEMALLVDRVGDALTPVPRTAVGMMG from the coding sequence ATGACTAGTACGCAGGATCTCGGTTGGCTGCTGGCCAACTTCGCCGATCGGGTACCCGGTGTCGCGCACGCGGTCGCCGTCTCCGCGGACGGCCTGCTCCTGGCGTCGTCACGAGACCTTCCGCGGGACCGGGCAGACCAGCTGGCGGCGATCGCCTCCGGCCTGGTCAGCCTGACCCAGGGCGCCGCCCGGTGTTTCGAGGGAGGGGCCGTGTTGCAGACCGTGGTCGAGATGGACAATGGCTTCCTGTTCCTGATGTCGATCTCCGACGGTTCGTCGTTCGCGGTCCTCGCCGCGCGCGCCAGCGACGTCGGGCAGGTCGGATACGAGATGGCCCTGCTGGTCGACCGAGTGGGTGACGCGCTCACCCCGGTGCCACGTACCGCTGTCGGGATGATGGGCTGA
- a CDS encoding PadR family transcriptional regulator: MNAQALHGHLDALLLAVLERSALHGYAIIEALRVRSDGSLDLPTGSVYPALRRLERAGHVASAWSTVNGRERRTYELTDAGRRALADQRSGWRDFSATVGRFLDPGSTPATSG, from the coding sequence ATGAACGCGCAGGCGCTGCACGGACACCTTGATGCCCTGCTGCTCGCCGTGCTGGAGCGGAGCGCCCTGCACGGCTACGCCATTATCGAGGCGTTGCGGGTACGCAGCGACGGGAGCCTCGACCTGCCCACCGGATCGGTCTACCCGGCGCTGCGCCGCCTGGAGCGGGCCGGGCACGTGGCGAGCGCCTGGAGCACCGTCAACGGGCGGGAGCGGCGCACCTACGAGCTGACCGACGCGGGCCGGCGGGCGCTAGCCGACCAGCGGTCGGGGTGGCGGGATTTCAGCGCGACGGTCGGGCGATTCCTCGACCCCGGCAGCACGCCGGCGACCTCCGGCTGA